Part of the Lysobacter enzymogenes genome is shown below.
TGCCGGCGGCCTTCTTCAGCAGCACCGAAGCCGGGGTCGACTTGGTGACGAAGGTGAAGGTACGGTCCGAGTAGGCCGTGATGATGACCGGGGTCGGCAGACCCGGCTCGAGCTTGGAGGTCGCGGCGTTGAACGCTTTGCAGAACTCCATGATGTTCAGGCCGCGCTGACCCAGCGCGGGACCGACCGGCGGCGAGGGGTTGGCCTGACCGGCCTTGACCTGCAGCTTGATGTAGCCGACTACTTTCTTTGCCATTGCTGTGCTCTCCGGGTGCTAGCGCCTAAAGACCCCAGGCTCCCCATCGGGCCGGAAAATCGCGCGTTCCGGCATCGCGTTGTCTCTCGCGCGAACAGCCGCCCGGGGACTGCTCCGGGGCGGCTGGTCGGTGATGGCTGCCGCCCTGCCGGGCAGCGAGCCGCGCACTATATCAGATTTTTGGGCTGGTGCGGAAGGCGGCCCCGGACGCCGGCCTGCGGGCCGGCGCGGGCGCCCTGCCCGGCTCAGGTGGCCTTTTCGACCTGCCCGAATTCCAGCTCGACCGGGGTCGAGCGGCCGAAAATGAGCACCGCGACGCGCAGGCGGCTCTTTTCGTAGTTGATTTCCTCGACCACGCCGTTGAAGTCGACGAACGGGCCGTCGACGACCCGGACCATCTCGCCCGGCTCGAACAGCACCTTCGGACGCGGCTTCTCGA
Proteins encoded:
- the rplK gene encoding 50S ribosomal protein L11 translates to MAKKVVGYIKLQVKAGQANPSPPVGPALGQRGLNIMEFCKAFNAATSKLEPGLPTPVIITAYSDRTFTFVTKSTPASVLLKKAAGITSGSKRPNTDKVGKVTRAQLEAIAKQKEADLTAADLDAAVKTIAGSARSMGLVVEG